One genomic segment of Hevea brasiliensis isolate MT/VB/25A 57/8 chromosome 3, ASM3005281v1, whole genome shotgun sequence includes these proteins:
- the LOC131178498 gene encoding F-box/LRR-repeat protein 13-like → MDERVEAAVDYISLLPEHILHHILSFLPIKQIAKTSALSKTWCQAWNAFQILEFDFNAIFSGNRNLYRYPDLENNRQKLYDTVEQILLRRRRQMITLTKFTVIVPAVYQRPEVVSTMDRWICHALGSHVKDLKIAVGPSGNEEEYSYSLPQPVFNAISIQVLDLDNCKLKLHPGGDIKLPSLKKLSLTTVFADDIVVSKLLAGCPLIEDLNFIWCFGFKTLQILDHHANLLKLRVEWLEHLEQIKLEAHNLRSLELHGPSWPSRLEVVSLKNLTSLIISKAPITDKWLNEQLNKFAHLENLDLFSCPMLTSIKIWSSHIHTLHISSCKELARIEIDTPNLSIFSYSGDIISFSSNDLILSEVMLCLESKIMDVSWYIRWIEFLDKFNQHCKVLNWKLTSGTGKSFLIPKEIRQILSPPLCKVKELKLSISNQDESFTTAELVDAMLWISPHLQSLRIYSSLKSFFKFSYKQPTNEGESGCYKSLPVSCWNHCMEEVNIKQISYAVIPTWHYYTEDVQMKPISNHEERSYILKQDIWEKIESGLLDWAPECLI, encoded by the exons ATGGACGAGAGGGTAGAAGCAGCAGTGGATTATATTTCTCTACTGCCAGAGCATATATTACACCATATCTTGTCTTTTCTCCCCATCAAACAAATTGCGAAAACCAGTGCATTGTCAAAGACTTGGTGTCAAGCATGGAACGCGTTCCAGATTTTGGAATTTGATTTTAACGCTATTTTTAGTGGCAATCGAAATCTTTACCGCTATCCAGATTTAGAGAACAACAGACAGAAGTTGTATGACACTGTTGAACAGATTTTGTTACGCCGTCGCAGGCAGATGATTACTCTCACCAAGTTCACAGTTATCGTTCCTGCGGTTTACCAAAGACCAGAAGTAGTATCCACTATGGACAGATGGATTTGCCATGCCTTGGGGAGTCATGTAAAAGACCTAAAAATTGCAGTTGGTCCATCCGGCAATGAAGAAGAGTACTCGTACAGCTTGCCTCAACCTGTTTTTAATGCAATTTCAATACAGGTCTTGGACTTGGACAACTGCAAGTTGAAGCTGCACCCTGGCGGAGATATAAAATTACCTTCCTTGAAAAAACTGTCTCTTACTACTGTTTTTGCAGATGATATCGTAGTCAGCAAACTTTTGGCTGGCTGTCCTCTGATTGAAGACTTAAATTTCATTTGGTGCTTTGGTTTCAAGACTCTACAAATACTTGATCATCATGCTAATCTCTTAAAACTCCGCGTGGAATGGCTTGAACATCTTGAACAAATTAAGTTGGAAGCACATAATCTCCGTTCATTGGAACTGCATGGTCCATCTTGGCCTTCTAGATTGGAGGTGGTCTCCTTGAAAAATTTGACGAGCTTAATAATATCTAAAGCTCCTATTACTGATAAGTGGCTGAATGAGCAATTGAATAAATTTGCTCACCTGGAAAACCTGGATTTGTTTAGTTGCCCTATGTTGACGAGTATTAAGATTTGGAGTTCCCATATTCATACACTTCACATAAGTTCTTGCAAAGAGCTAGCAAGAATTGAGATTGATACGCCTAATTTAAGCATCTTTTCATACTCTGGCGATataatttcattttcttcaaaTGATTTGATCCTATCCGAGGTTATGTTGTGTTTAGAATCTAAAATTATGGATGTTTCTTGGTACATTAGATGGATTGAATTTCTCGATAAGTTCAACCAACATTGCAAGGTACTGAATTGGAAGTTGACAAGTGGAACAGGAaag AGCTTTCTTATTCCAAAGGAAATAAGACAAATATTATCCCCTCCATTATGtaaagtgaaagaattgaagctttcaatttcaaatcaagaTGAGAGTTTTACAACTGCTGAACTTGTGGATGCTATGCTCTGGATTTCTCCTCATCTGCAAAGTCTACGCATATATTCCAGCTTAAAATCTTTTTTTAAG TTTTCATATAAGCAGCCAACAAATGAAGGAGAAAGTGGTTGTTACAAGTCTCTCCCTGTTTCATGCTGGAACCATTGTATGGAGGAAGTAAATATCAAGCAAATTTCTTATGCTGTGATACCAACCTGGCATTATTACACAGAGGATGTACAGATGAAGCCAATCTCTAATCATGAAGAAAGGAGTTACATTTTGAAGCAAGACATTTGGGAGAAGATTGAAAGTGGTCTTTTAGATTGGGCTCCTGAATGTCTAATTTAA